A section of the Agarivorans litoreus genome encodes:
- the uxaC gene encoding glucuronate isomerase — protein MSVFIHPNFLLQGNTAETLYHSYAESMPIIDFHNHLEAQDIWNDYQYQNIADAWLSRDHYLWRALRSNGVDEFYITGGADAYSKFEKWCETIPYLVGNPLYHWCHYELKKYFNIDLLLNPDNCDEIWRRCNDLLQSSSHSVRRLLIDSKVELLCTTDSPLSNLVYHQQLAASDYPVQVLPTFRADDLLAIEEPKLFLNMLESLSQVSGVVISDFSSYLKAIYSRIDYFAANNCRLSDLGLKVIDFAEYSYADLDDSIAKLIGGENLSKLAETQFKTAIFHALGKACHQHGWSMQLHIGVLSNVNKRRCNTLGKGTGFSVIGDNAIAESLCKLLNLLEEDRCLPQTILYSLNPKDNVVLGSIIGAFQDSDAQPGKIQLGAAWWFNDHQSGIEKQLKDLANLGALGRFVGMLTDSRSVLSMSRHDYFRRILCNLLGEWIDKGYMPNDQALIKQTVENICYRNARQYFNFPHRLGDV, from the coding sequence ATGTCGGTATTTATACATCCAAACTTCTTGTTACAAGGGAATACAGCTGAAACGCTTTACCATAGCTACGCTGAGTCAATGCCTATTATTGATTTCCATAACCATTTAGAGGCTCAGGATATCTGGAACGACTACCAGTACCAAAATATTGCAGATGCTTGGTTGAGTCGTGATCACTATTTATGGCGGGCATTACGCAGTAATGGCGTTGATGAGTTCTATATTACTGGAGGGGCGGATGCTTACAGTAAGTTTGAAAAGTGGTGTGAAACCATTCCTTATTTGGTCGGTAATCCCTTATATCATTGGTGTCATTATGAGCTAAAAAAGTACTTTAATATTGACCTGCTGCTCAACCCCGACAATTGTGATGAAATATGGCGGCGGTGTAATGATTTATTGCAGTCTAGCTCTCATTCGGTACGGCGTTTACTTATTGACAGTAAAGTAGAACTACTATGTACCACTGACAGTCCTCTTAGTAACTTGGTTTATCACCAACAACTTGCAGCCTCAGACTATCCTGTTCAGGTGCTACCCACTTTTCGTGCTGATGACTTACTAGCCATTGAGGAACCCAAATTGTTTCTTAATATGCTTGAATCATTGAGCCAAGTTAGCGGAGTGGTGATTAGTGATTTTAGTTCTTACCTCAAGGCCATTTATTCCCGTATTGATTATTTTGCCGCCAATAACTGTCGCTTATCTGATTTGGGCTTAAAGGTTATTGATTTTGCTGAATATTCTTATGCAGACTTAGATGATTCGATAGCCAAACTGATTGGCGGAGAGAACTTAAGTAAGCTGGCAGAGACACAATTTAAAACTGCTATTTTTCACGCTTTAGGAAAGGCCTGTCATCAGCATGGGTGGTCTATGCAGTTGCATATTGGAGTGTTGAGTAATGTAAATAAGCGTCGTTGCAATACGTTGGGAAAGGGTACTGGTTTTAGTGTTATAGGTGACAATGCGATCGCTGAAAGCTTATGTAAGCTACTCAACTTGTTGGAAGAGGATCGCTGTTTACCTCAAACGATTTTGTATAGCCTAAATCCAAAAGATAACGTGGTCTTAGGCTCTATTATTGGTGCATTTCAAGACAGTGATGCACAGCCAGGAAAAATCCAATTGGGCGCAGCTTGGTGGTTTAATGATCATCAATCTGGAATTGAAAAGCAGCTTAAGGATCTTGCTAACTTGGGGGCTCTTGGTCGCTTTGTTGGCATGTTGACAGACTCTAGAAGTGTTTTATCTATGTCGCGGCATGACTACTTTCGTCGCATTTTATGCAATCTCTTAGGCGAGTGGATTGATAAAGGATATATGCCTAACGACCAAGCGCTAATTAAGCAAACCGTAGAAAATATTTGTTATAGAAATGCCAGGCAGTATTTTAATTTTCCACACCGGTTAGGTGATGTATAG